A single window of Intrasporangium calvum DSM 43043 DNA harbors:
- a CDS encoding 2-keto-4-pentenoate hydratase: MAKGTRPEAGWDIESVAAELLACEDERREREPFTDEWPELDLDTGYAIQDLNLQKRLDRGEKLVGVKLGLTSRAKQQRMGVHFPFVAWLTDAMILPIGDPVPQSTLIHPRIEPEIVFVMGDRLEGPGVTAAQAMAAVESVWGGAEVIDSRYRNFRFKAGDVSADNASSGAFVTGPVGLPPTDLDLALEAVLVEVNGEIVDSATGAAVQGHPGEALALAANDLARRGHAIEPGWIVLTGGMTDAVFAPPGSSVAMHFTNLGSVFINGGE; this comes from the coding sequence ATGGCGAAGGGAACCAGGCCCGAGGCCGGTTGGGACATCGAGTCCGTCGCCGCGGAGCTGCTCGCCTGCGAGGACGAACGCCGAGAGCGCGAGCCCTTCACCGACGAGTGGCCCGAGCTCGACCTCGACACGGGCTACGCGATCCAGGACCTCAACCTGCAGAAGCGGCTCGACCGCGGCGAGAAGCTCGTCGGGGTCAAGCTCGGACTGACCAGCCGGGCCAAGCAGCAGCGGATGGGCGTCCACTTCCCCTTCGTCGCCTGGCTGACCGACGCGATGATCCTGCCCATCGGCGACCCGGTCCCCCAGTCGACGCTGATCCACCCGCGCATCGAGCCGGAGATCGTCTTCGTCATGGGTGACCGGCTCGAGGGCCCCGGTGTCACCGCTGCCCAGGCCATGGCCGCCGTCGAGTCGGTGTGGGGCGGCGCCGAGGTCATCGACTCGCGCTACCGCAACTTCCGGTTCAAGGCCGGCGACGTCTCGGCCGACAACGCATCCTCGGGAGCCTTCGTCACCGGCCCGGTGGGCCTCCCGCCGACCGACCTCGACCTGGCCCTCGAGGCCGTCCTCGTCGAGGTGAACGGCGAGATCGTCGACTCCGCCACCGGCGCCGCCGTGCAGGGCCACCCCGGTGAGGCCCTCGCCCTCGCCGCCAACGACCTCGCCCGCCGCGGGCACGCCATCGAGCCCGGCTGGATCGTGCTCACCGGCGGCATGACGGATGCGGTCTTCGCGCCCCCGGGCAGCTCGGTCGCGATGCACTTCACCAACCTCGGCTCCGTCTTCATCAACGGCGGCGAGTGA
- the dmpG gene encoding 4-hydroxy-2-oxovalerate aldolase — protein MGDMTIRPEDAPVVTAPVTESEILANTPTAGGERDLRITDSTLRDGSHAMQHQFTEEQVRGVVHALDQAGVQVIEVSHGDGLGGSSFNYGFSKVDEFDLIKAAVDEATQAKIAILMLPGLGTVHHLKRAHAAGASVARIATHCTEADVSLQHFAAARDLGMETVGFLMLSHKASPEVLAQQARIMVDAGAQCVYVVDSAGALVLDTAQERIESVIAEIGAEAQVGFHGHQNLSMGIANSVLAYRAGAKQIDGALCALGAGAGNSPTEVLAATYERLGIRTGIDLGQVLSAAEDVVRPFIPRLPWMDRASITQGYAGVYSSFLLHAERAAERYGVPAHAILQRVGEAGYVGGQEDMIIDIALQLAQEAEERERNGLIMGDLAGLGVR, from the coding sequence ATGGGCGACATGACCATCCGTCCCGAGGACGCCCCGGTCGTCACCGCGCCGGTGACCGAGTCCGAGATCCTCGCCAACACCCCGACGGCGGGCGGCGAGCGCGACCTGCGGATCACCGACTCGACGCTCCGCGACGGCTCGCACGCCATGCAGCACCAGTTCACCGAGGAGCAGGTCCGCGGCGTCGTCCACGCCCTCGACCAGGCGGGCGTCCAGGTCATCGAGGTCTCGCACGGCGACGGCCTCGGCGGGTCGAGCTTCAACTACGGCTTCTCCAAGGTCGACGAGTTCGACCTCATCAAGGCGGCCGTGGACGAGGCGACGCAGGCGAAGATCGCGATCCTCATGCTCCCCGGCCTCGGCACGGTCCACCACCTCAAGCGGGCCCACGCCGCCGGCGCGTCCGTCGCCCGGATCGCGACCCACTGCACCGAGGCGGACGTCTCGCTCCAGCACTTCGCCGCGGCCCGCGACCTCGGGATGGAGACCGTCGGGTTCCTCATGCTGTCGCACAAGGCCTCCCCCGAGGTGCTCGCCCAGCAGGCCCGGATCATGGTCGACGCCGGTGCGCAGTGCGTCTACGTCGTCGACTCGGCCGGGGCGCTCGTCCTCGACACCGCCCAGGAGCGGATCGAGTCGGTCATCGCGGAGATCGGGGCCGAGGCCCAGGTCGGTTTCCACGGCCACCAGAACCTCTCCATGGGCATCGCCAACTCCGTTCTCGCCTACCGGGCGGGCGCCAAGCAGATCGACGGAGCCCTGTGCGCCCTCGGCGCCGGAGCCGGCAACAGCCCGACCGAGGTCCTCGCCGCGACGTACGAGCGGCTGGGCATCCGGACCGGCATCGACCTCGGCCAGGTGCTCTCCGCCGCGGAGGACGTCGTCCGCCCGTTCATCCCGCGCCTGCCGTGGATGGACCGCGCGTCGATCACCCAGGGCTACGCCGGCGTCTACTCCTCGTTCCTGCTCCACGCGGAGCGCGCGGCCGAGCGCTACGGCGTGCCGGCCCACGCGATCCTCCAGCGGGTCGGCGAGGCCGGCTACGTCGGCGGCCAGGAGGACATGATCATCGACATCGCCCTGCAGCTCGCCCAGGAAGCCGAAGAGCGCGAGCGCAACGGCCTGATCATGGGCGACCTCGCCGGGCTCGGGGTGCGCTGA
- a CDS encoding acetaldehyde dehydrogenase (acetylating): MANHTPRTKGTAAIVGPGNIGTDLMFKLMRRSDVIEPRWMIGVDPSSDGLRRAKSLGLEASHEGVDWLLAQDELPDIVFECTSAKAHEANAPRYAEAGILAVDLTPAAVGPYLCPPVNLEFNLDAMNVNMITCGGQATTPIVAAISSVVPVPYAEIVASISSKSAGPGTRANIDEFTETTAAALEVVGGAQRGKAIIILNPVEPPLMMRNTVFCAIPDEAAEPGALQDAILESIHRMVATVQEYVPGYHLRADVQFDPSRETWKGQARVFVPIEVKGRGDYLPDYAGNLDIITAAAARVGDILVAHRLGVASTWKSSADLGELPDAASPAEKAGV, encoded by the coding sequence ATGGCGAACCACACCCCACGGACCAAGGGCACTGCTGCCATCGTCGGCCCCGGCAACATCGGCACCGACCTCATGTTCAAGCTGATGCGCCGCAGCGACGTCATCGAGCCGCGCTGGATGATCGGCGTCGACCCCTCCTCGGACGGCTTGCGTCGGGCGAAGTCGCTCGGTCTCGAGGCCTCCCACGAGGGCGTCGACTGGCTCCTCGCCCAGGACGAGCTGCCCGACATCGTCTTCGAGTGCACGTCGGCCAAGGCCCACGAGGCGAACGCGCCCCGCTACGCCGAGGCCGGCATCCTCGCCGTCGACCTGACCCCCGCTGCCGTGGGCCCCTACCTCTGCCCGCCGGTCAACCTCGAGTTCAACCTCGACGCGATGAACGTCAACATGATCACCTGCGGCGGTCAGGCGACCACCCCGATCGTCGCGGCGATCTCGAGCGTCGTCCCCGTGCCGTACGCGGAGATCGTCGCCTCGATCTCCTCCAAGTCGGCCGGTCCCGGCACCCGGGCCAACATCGACGAGTTCACCGAGACGACCGCCGCCGCCCTCGAGGTCGTCGGTGGCGCCCAGCGCGGCAAGGCGATCATCATCCTCAACCCCGTCGAACCGCCGCTGATGATGCGCAACACCGTCTTCTGCGCCATCCCTGACGAGGCGGCCGAGCCCGGCGCCCTCCAGGACGCGATCCTCGAGTCGATCCACCGCATGGTGGCGACCGTCCAGGAGTACGTCCCCGGCTACCACCTGCGCGCCGACGTCCAGTTCGACCCCTCACGCGAGACGTGGAAGGGCCAGGCCCGGGTCTTCGTCCCGATCGAGGTCAAGGGCCGTGGCGACTACCTGCCGGACTACGCCGGCAACCTCGACATCATCACCGCGGCTGCCGCCCGCGTCGGCGACATCCTCGTCGCCCACCGCCTCGGCGTCGCGTCCACGTGGAAGTCCTCGGCGGACCTCGGGGAGCTCCCGGACGCCGCAAGCCCCGCAGAGAAGGCAGGAGTCTGA
- a CDS encoding 2-keto-4-pentenoate hydratase has translation MDSNFRSSAAKELLAAYSSREPIEPLTSTYDDLTLEDAYAIQLLQIDELTAAGRTIKGHKVGLTSAAMQKMLGVTEPDYGHLLDDFFYLEHMPIPVDRFIQPRIEPEIAFVLKKPLRGPGVTVHEAIAAIDFVLPALELVDSRIRDWRIGLFDTIADNASSGAVVLGSTPTDVTAVDLRLAGGTFHRNGQVVGTGAGGAVLGSPLNSLVWLANTVGARGITLEAGHVVLPGSICAMVPVAAGDTFTATFAGLGSVTARFTSSSDRSSDPSSNPKE, from the coding sequence GTGGACAGCAACTTCCGGTCGAGCGCAGCCAAGGAGCTGCTCGCCGCCTACAGCTCGCGCGAGCCGATCGAGCCGCTCACGTCGACGTATGACGACCTGACGCTCGAGGACGCCTACGCCATCCAGCTGCTCCAGATCGACGAGCTCACCGCGGCTGGCCGGACCATCAAGGGCCACAAGGTCGGCCTCACCTCGGCAGCCATGCAGAAGATGCTCGGCGTCACCGAGCCGGACTACGGGCACCTGCTCGACGACTTCTTCTACCTCGAGCACATGCCGATCCCGGTCGACCGCTTCATCCAGCCTCGGATCGAGCCGGAGATCGCCTTCGTCCTCAAGAAGCCGCTGCGTGGCCCCGGAGTCACCGTCCACGAGGCCATCGCGGCGATCGACTTCGTCCTGCCCGCGCTCGAGCTCGTCGACTCCCGCATCCGGGACTGGAGGATCGGCCTCTTCGACACCATCGCGGACAACGCGTCCTCGGGGGCCGTCGTCCTCGGCTCGACCCCCACCGACGTCACGGCGGTCGACCTGCGCCTCGCGGGAGGCACGTTCCACCGCAACGGACAGGTCGTGGGTACCGGCGCGGGGGGTGCCGTCCTCGGCTCGCCCCTCAACTCGCTCGTCTGGCTCGCCAACACGGTCGGCGCCCGGGGGATCACCCTCGAAGCCGGTCACGTCGTCCTGCCCGGGTCGATCTGCGCGATGGTCCCCGTCGCCGCCGGCGACACGTTCACCGCGACCTTCGCCGGGCTCGGCTCGGTGACCGCCCGCTTCACGTCCAGCTCAGACCGCAGCTCAGACCCCAGCTCGAACCCCAAGGAGTAG
- a CDS encoding IclR family transcriptional regulator: MSIEAAWCSTTPRKPATVVDPQIPSGLKSVGSALDVLECFAVDGELGVSDIARRLGVAKSTAHRLLQTLVSRGFVEQDATSGAYRLGIHLYELGQLALARNELRHAALPTLRQVARATNLTVNFSVPEGADVVFIERIENLDGVRILGHFGRRLPSHCTSSGKVIAAFNPTVYRARLNAGFPPRLRGTVRTAEEWETVVDQVRAKRYAESHGESFDGASSVAVPVVSHGRAVASLSVFGPTDQVKPAVGQLVPLLTAAANRIVKNLGR; encoded by the coding sequence ATGTCGATCGAAGCCGCGTGGTGCTCCACGACCCCCCGCAAGCCAGCGACGGTGGTAGACCCGCAGATCCCGTCCGGACTGAAGTCAGTGGGTTCCGCCCTGGACGTGCTCGAGTGCTTCGCGGTCGACGGTGAGCTCGGCGTCTCCGACATTGCCCGGCGGCTGGGAGTGGCCAAGTCGACGGCGCACCGGCTGCTCCAGACCCTCGTGTCGCGCGGCTTCGTCGAGCAGGACGCGACGTCCGGTGCCTACCGCTTGGGGATCCACCTCTACGAGCTGGGCCAGCTCGCCCTGGCCCGCAACGAGCTGCGGCACGCCGCGCTGCCCACGCTGCGCCAGGTCGCCCGGGCGACGAATCTGACGGTGAACTTCTCCGTTCCCGAGGGCGCCGACGTCGTCTTCATCGAGCGGATCGAGAACCTCGACGGTGTGCGCATCCTCGGCCACTTCGGGCGGCGACTTCCCTCGCACTGCACGAGCTCCGGCAAGGTGATCGCCGCGTTCAACCCGACGGTCTACCGGGCCCGGCTCAACGCGGGGTTCCCACCTCGACTCCGGGGCACCGTGCGCACGGCCGAGGAGTGGGAGACCGTCGTCGACCAGGTTCGGGCGAAGCGGTACGCCGAGTCCCACGGCGAGTCCTTCGACGGGGCCTCCTCCGTCGCGGTGCCCGTGGTGAGCCATGGGCGGGCCGTCGCTTCCCTGTCCGTGTTCGGGCCGACCGACCAGGTCAAGCCGGCTGTCGGCCAGCTCGTCCCGCTCCTGACCGCCGCGGCGAACCGGATCGTCAAGAACCTCGGCCGCTGA
- a CDS encoding IclR family transcriptional regulator, producing MRSTDRNGPIPEVPATPVGVLGRTLALLESFKNADASLTLAELSRRTGLPKATVHRMTAEMRREHMLEQLDDGSYRLGLRLFEIGERVHSHRSLSQAALPIMEDLREATRQRIHLAVLEGVDVVYVEILGANLLRQIGSRTGGRFPAHATGVGKAILAYSPVAVVRARIDAGLDRVTPRTITTPGALQRELQEIRTKGFAQDREESHVGVSCVAAAAFGSDSKVRAALSITGRTTSIDPARLGPAIRIAANTLSRALRESHL from the coding sequence ATGCGTTCCACTGACCGGAACGGACCCATCCCAGAGGTCCCAGCCACGCCTGTGGGGGTGCTTGGCCGGACCCTTGCGCTCCTCGAGTCGTTCAAGAACGCCGATGCCAGCCTGACCTTGGCTGAGCTGTCCCGACGCACGGGCCTTCCCAAGGCCACCGTCCACCGGATGACGGCAGAGATGCGCCGAGAGCACATGCTCGAGCAGCTGGACGACGGCTCCTACCGCCTTGGACTTCGACTCTTCGAGATCGGCGAGCGGGTCCACTCACACCGCTCCTTGTCCCAGGCCGCCCTGCCCATCATGGAGGACCTCCGTGAGGCCACCCGGCAGCGGATCCATCTGGCCGTGTTGGAGGGTGTCGACGTCGTGTACGTCGAGATCCTCGGCGCGAACCTGCTCCGCCAGATCGGGTCGCGCACCGGTGGGCGGTTTCCTGCTCATGCAACCGGGGTGGGCAAGGCGATCCTCGCGTACTCGCCCGTCGCGGTCGTCCGGGCGCGGATCGACGCCGGTCTCGACCGAGTCACGCCCCGGACCATCACGACTCCGGGTGCCCTGCAGCGTGAGCTCCAGGAGATCAGGACCAAGGGGTTCGCCCAGGACCGCGAGGAGTCACACGTCGGAGTGTCCTGCGTGGCCGCGGCAGCGTTCGGGAGCGACTCCAAGGTCCGGGCGGCCTTGTCCATCACGGGGCGAACGACGTCCATCGACCCGGCGAGGCTGGGTCCCGCGATCCGCATCGCGGCGAACACCCTGAGCCGGGCGTTGCGCGAGAGCCACCTCTGA